In the Patescibacteria group bacterium genome, CGGTACAAAATCCGCTCTATCAATATGCCGGAAAGCATTAATAATTCTCGGTGTCTTTAAGAACCCTTCGCTTACCAAATCTTCAATAAGCTTATTCATATTATCATTATTATAACGCAAGTGGCTTTTCTCTTGCAAAACTCAAAATGTTAAACACCGGGTGTTTAACATTTTTTAATTATTCTCTGTATTCTCTATTTTTCTAATCCCTGCTCCAAGTTTTAAAAGCCGGCCACAAAGATCCTCATGTCCGCGTTCAATTGAATAGATGTTTGAAAGAAGCGACCTGCCTTTGGCGCCGAGAATTGCCGCTAAAATTATAGTGGAAGGACGAAGAGCCGGCGGGCATACCATATCTGTAGCAGTAAGCTTAGACGGTCCTTCTATAAACACGCGATGAGGGTCCGCTAAAGTAACCCTTGCTCCAAGCCTACTGAGCTCCAAAAGATACACCGCTCGATTTTCATATGTCCAATCATGAATCAATGTCTCCCCTTTTGACTTCATGGCAATAACAGCAAAAAACGGCAGATTGTCTATATTGATACCCGGATATGGCATTGCGGAGATTTTTTCTTCAGGCGCATTAAGTTTAGAAGGGAGCGTTCTTATGTCTACAAGACGAGTATAACCGTTTCTGGCTTTATATTCTCTCAAAATTTTGAATTGAAAACCCATCTTTTTAAGTTTTAAAAGTTCAAGCTCGAGAAAATCTATCGGGCATCTTTCTATGGTTATTGACGACATGGTTGTAATTGAAATAGAGATAAAGAGCATGGCCTCAATAGGATCTTCAGACAAAGCATAAGAAATTTCTTTGCTTATTTTTTTCTTGCCATATACGGCGAGAGTGCTTGTGCCTACTCCCTCTATCTTTACTCCGAGTTTTTTTAAAAAGAAACACAAATCCTGTACCTGATAATTTGCTGAAGCAAACCTTATGACAGTCTTTCCGGGAGCTAAAGATGCTATCATTATGGCATTTTCAGTAACAGTATCGCCTGCTTCATACAAAATCAAATTTGAAACAGGAGAAATCTTTTCGCTCTTAAAAATATAGCCTGATGGCGAAATTTTAGTTTTCATTCCAAATTCTTCTAAAGTATAGATATGAGGCATTATTGATCTTTTGCCCAATTTACACCCGCCTGAAGCGGGTAAAGAAAACTTAGAAAAACTATTAGCTAAAGCGCCGGCAAAAAGAATAATGCTTCGCGTCATTCCAGCAGCCTCTTTGTCTATATTATTTATTCCTATTTTCTTTGGAGGAATAATCTCAACAGCATGCCCGCCGTATTGCGTTTTTTTGTTATCAAGCCAATTCACTTTCACTCCTATGCTCTTCAGCACCTCTATTATTCTAAAAACCTCCTCAATTTTTGGAAGGTTTTCTATTGTAGTTTTCTTCTCATTTAAAAGAGAAGCTATCAATATGGCGACAGCGCCGTTTTTTGACGGATTCACCATAACAGAACCGCTTAGACGCTTTCCGCCGCTAACAAGATAATCGGCCATCTGATAAATTAGTTTATTTTTTATAAAAACCCTTAAATATGCCTTTAATTCTTCTGGCACCTTCGCGTAATCTTGCAATCTGCCTGCCATGCGCTTTATTTATTTCTCTTTGCATCTCATCATGAACTTTATCAATAGCTGCATATAAATCTTCCCCCTCAGCTTCTGCGCGGAGAGAATAATTAGGCAACTTCATCTGAATCTCCGCCCTAAAAATATCTCCTTGCTCATGATGCCTAGTGGTCCTTCCAACTTCAACCCAAGCCTGCACCTCAGCGTCTATTTTCA is a window encoding:
- a CDS encoding UDP-N-acetylglucosamine 1-carboxyvinyltransferase: MAGRLQDYAKVPEELKAYLRVFIKNKLIYQMADYLVSGGKRLSGSVMVNPSKNGAVAILIASLLNEKKTTIENLPKIEEVFRIIEVLKSIGVKVNWLDNKKTQYGGHAVEIIPPKKIGINNIDKEAAGMTRSIILFAGALANSFSKFSLPASGGCKLGKRSIMPHIYTLEEFGMKTKISPSGYIFKSEKISPVSNLILYEAGDTVTENAIMIASLAPGKTVIRFASANYQVQDLCFFLKKLGVKIEGVGTSTLAVYGKKKISKEISYALSEDPIEAMLFISISITTMSSITIERCPIDFLELELLKLKKMGFQFKILREYKARNGYTRLVDIRTLPSKLNAPEEKISAMPYPGINIDNLPFFAVIAMKSKGETLIHDWTYENRAVYLLELSRLGARVTLADPHRVFIEGPSKLTATDMVCPPALRPSTIILAAILGAKGRSLLSNIYSIERGHEDLCGRLLKLGAGIRKIENTENN
- the raiA gene encoding ribosome-associated translation inhibitor RaiA — encoded protein: MNINIKATNIELTPAISLYATKKVESLEKFAGSVKIDAEVQAWVEVGRTTRHHEQGDIFRAEIQMKLPNYSLRAEAEGEDLYAAIDKVHDEMQREINKAHGRQIARLREGARRIKGIFKGFYKK